The following proteins are co-located in the Bacteroidota bacterium genome:
- a CDS encoding response regulator transcription factor, which yields MAEAVKLLYVEDEPFLARIVKESLEGRGYEVVHTPDGAKVLTLLEQSLPDVCVLDVMLPNVDGFEISREIKTRYPQLPVLFVTAKTEAGDAIEGLRTGAFDYIRKPFSMEELIVRIENVLRITRALPQQTTEVMLGDYLLNTHHQLLTYKTDQPLKLSHRECELLRLLWQNRNGIADRRLILRALWNDDSYFNSRNLDVYITRLRNYLRSDARVEIITVKGQGYRFVLPEN from the coding sequence ATGGCTGAAGCGGTTAAACTTTTGTATGTGGAAGACGAGCCTTTTCTGGCGCGCATTGTGAAGGAAAGCCTCGAAGGACGTGGTTACGAAGTTGTGCATACGCCCGACGGGGCAAAGGTCTTGACACTGCTCGAACAATCGCTGCCTGATGTGTGTGTGCTTGATGTGATGCTGCCTAATGTGGACGGCTTCGAAATTTCGCGCGAAATAAAAACGCGCTATCCGCAGCTGCCGGTGTTGTTTGTGACCGCCAAAACCGAAGCGGGTGATGCCATTGAAGGCCTTCGAACAGGCGCGTTCGATTACATACGCAAGCCATTTAGTATGGAAGAATTAATTGTGCGTATTGAAAATGTGCTGCGCATTACACGCGCATTGCCACAACAAACAACAGAAGTGATGCTGGGCGACTACCTGCTCAACACACACCATCAGTTGCTGACTTATAAAACGGATCAGCCGCTCAAATTATCACACCGCGAGTGTGAACTCCTGCGCCTGCTCTGGCAAAACCGTAACGGCATTGCAGATCGTCGGCTCATCCTGCGAGCACTTTGGAACGACGACAGCTATTTCAACTCACGTAATCTGGATGTGTATATTACCCGCCTGCGCAACTACCTGCGCAGCGATGCGCGCGTGGAAATTATTACCGTAAAAGGGCAGGGCTACCGGTTTGTGTTACCGGAGAATTAA
- a CDS encoding HAMP domain-containing histidine kinase, which translates to MMFVLLKSKSKMRLLMLLAILMIAGFQVVWLFESYQRENRLLRNELSAMFRETALGDLFPDMLKADSLAGNRLYTNLGDNAQMMVFLNKDSQLLSDSPVRSIPPGIERRIHIVSGREQLMNNFVSPDKLLADFTKQLEEEGYSFQVKILPAMPFDKKLKSVADTIYTHTVPVCLSENLKNPIPDGFYNAAITGFKTHLLKRIWPQFALSFLLIFVTVLAFYVLWRNMNTQQQLLRQKDQLVSNITHELKTPVATVSVALEAIQRFDSAASPERTREYLAIARQQLQRLNLLIDKVLRLSMFEGGKIELSFSTVSLNELAEEVVQPLKLQFESAGGVLLWEPENEPLTIYADKQHITSLLFNLLDNALKYGGTPPETVLRIYSETDFAVMEVSDNGSGIDESYRQKIFEPFFRIPGRGSSHNVKGHGLGLSYVAEIVRLHHGSVEVKNHGKGAVFSVKLPLNNG; encoded by the coding sequence ATGATGTTTGTATTGTTAAAGTCAAAAAGCAAAATGCGGCTGCTTATGCTGCTGGCTATTTTGATGATTGCCGGGTTTCAGGTGGTTTGGTTGTTTGAAAGTTATCAGCGTGAAAACCGTTTGCTGCGTAATGAACTTTCGGCCATGTTTCGTGAAACGGCGCTTGGTGATTTATTTCCTGATATGCTGAAGGCTGATTCGTTAGCCGGAAACCGGTTATATACCAACCTGGGCGATAATGCGCAAATGATGGTTTTCCTGAATAAGGATTCTCAACTTCTTTCCGACTCTCCTGTGCGCTCAATTCCTCCCGGAATCGAGCGCCGGATTCACATTGTGTCCGGCAGAGAACAGCTGATGAATAACTTTGTATCGCCCGATAAATTACTGGCCGATTTCACCAAACAACTGGAAGAAGAAGGGTATTCGTTTCAGGTGAAAATTTTACCTGCAATGCCTTTCGATAAAAAACTCAAGTCGGTTGCGGATACAATTTATACGCACACTGTGCCGGTTTGTCTTTCCGAAAATCTGAAAAATCCGATTCCCGATGGATTTTATAATGCAGCCATCACCGGCTTCAAAACGCATTTGCTGAAACGTATCTGGCCACAGTTTGCGCTTTCGTTTCTGCTCATTTTTGTAACGGTGCTTGCATTTTATGTGCTGTGGCGCAATATGAATACACAGCAACAGTTGCTTCGCCAGAAAGATCAGCTGGTGAGCAATATTACACATGAACTGAAAACACCGGTAGCCACGGTAAGTGTGGCGCTCGAAGCCATTCAGCGTTTCGACTCGGCGGCCAGTCCGGAGCGTACCCGTGAATATCTTGCTATTGCCCGGCAGCAGTTGCAGCGCCTTAACCTGCTTATTGATAAAGTGCTTCGCCTGTCTATGTTTGAAGGCGGTAAAATTGAACTTAGTTTCTCAACCGTATCGCTGAACGAGCTTGCTGAAGAAGTGGTGCAGCCATTGAAATTGCAGTTTGAGTCGGCCGGAGGCGTGCTTTTATGGGAACCGGAAAACGAGCCGCTGACTATTTATGCCGATAAGCAACATATCACCAGTTTACTCTTTAACCTGCTCGACAATGCGCTGAAATACGGAGGTACGCCACCGGAAACCGTGCTGCGGATTTATTCCGAAACTGATTTTGCCGTGATGGAAGTGAGCGATAACGGAAGCGGAATCGATGAATCGTACCGGCAGAAAATATTTGAACCCTTCTTCCGAATACCCGGCAGGGGAAGCAGCCATAACGTAAAAGGACATGGTCTGGGATTAAGTTATGTGGCCGAAATAGTCAGGCTTCATCATGGCTCCGTGGAGGTAAAAAATCATGGAAAAGGTGCTGTATTTAGTGTAAAATTACCTTTGAATAATGGCTGA
- a CDS encoding AAA family ATPase has product MEVRGLYIDNFKSIRQLSITDPNDFSVFIGANASGKSSIFEAVEFLILHERNSGSDIIRTFGNIDDIFPRNLERGYFSSTDVMLDLGYGYMPKMTIKNNQWKRNNFSGVKEGNEDRTYFLQEKYIDNGSRIFIGGKDRFNIHDGLRLNTSCNNLEQVLKRLLRDTNKKQEILEWLSLFIPGFENIEIHSSELSGKDSLLVYETGTSKPFTRNLISDGTYNIITLLTAVYQSYSPQFLCIEEPENGLNPKVVNKLVDFFRFACTEYGHTIWLNTHSQSLIRSLTTEEVILVDKKNGVTSVRQIKGLNLHGMHMDEALLTNTLGGGIPW; this is encoded by the coding sequence GTGGAAGTAAGAGGATTATATATTGATAATTTTAAATCAATTCGGCAACTATCTATTACAGATCCGAATGATTTCAGCGTATTTATTGGTGCAAACGCATCAGGTAAGTCCTCTATTTTCGAAGCTGTAGAGTTTCTTATTCTTCATGAAAGGAATAGTGGCAGTGATATTATCAGAACCTTTGGCAATATTGATGATATTTTTCCCCGAAATCTAGAACGAGGATATTTTTCGAGCACAGATGTAATGCTTGATCTTGGCTATGGCTATATGCCCAAAATGACAATTAAAAATAATCAATGGAAGCGAAATAATTTTTCTGGTGTTAAAGAAGGAAATGAGGACCGGACTTATTTCCTCCAGGAAAAATACATTGATAACGGCAGCCGGATTTTCATTGGTGGTAAAGATCGCTTTAACATTCATGACGGGCTTCGTTTAAATACATCCTGCAATAATCTTGAGCAAGTATTAAAACGCCTTTTGCGGGATACAAATAAAAAGCAAGAAATTCTTGAGTGGCTTTCCTTGTTCATCCCTGGTTTTGAGAATATTGAAATCCACTCTTCAGAATTAAGTGGCAAGGATTCTTTATTAGTTTACGAAACTGGTACAAGTAAACCATTTACCCGCAATCTGATTTCTGATGGCACTTATAATATAATTACATTATTAACGGCTGTTTATCAAAGTTACTCGCCGCAGTTTTTATGTATTGAAGAACCTGAAAATGGACTAAATCCGAAAGTTGTAAATAAACTTGTGGATTTCTTCAGGTTTGCCTGTACAGAATACGGTCATACGATCTGGCTTAATACACATTCTCAGTCATTAATCAGAAGTCTTACCACAGAAGAAGTTATTCTCGTAGATAAGAAAAACGGGGTTACTTCTGTGCGCCAAATTAAAGGCTTGAATTTGCATGGCATGCACATGGATGAGGCATTACTTACCAATACACTCGGAGGAGGTATTCCGTGGTAG
- a CDS encoding DUF2490 domain-containing protein, with protein MKRQIWFWLLSLLPGIIFAQSPRQYDEQFHAWYVIMGNHRLTSKWGLHTEVQLRRAGIITPAQQHLFRAGVDYRLHNNLILTAGYCYVYTDSYGKQPAPLPFNEHRGWQQVLLTHAIGRARVQHRYRLENRWLERYNSTSQRNEVVYVNRFRYRLQLTLPINKPDMVPGAFFATVNDELWVNFGKQIRYNVFDQNRAYAGFGYQLNPSCNVQLGYLNQLIFKSDGVRVENNHTLQVAFFCNLDFRKKDEAQP; from the coding sequence ATGAAACGGCAAATTTGGTTTTGGTTACTTTCGCTTTTACCCGGAATTATTTTCGCACAGTCGCCCCGTCAATACGATGAGCAGTTTCACGCCTGGTATGTCATCATGGGCAATCACCGCCTCACTTCAAAATGGGGCTTGCATACCGAGGTGCAACTTCGGCGTGCAGGTATCATCACTCCTGCACAGCAGCATCTTTTCCGTGCGGGTGTCGATTATCGTTTGCACAATAATCTCATACTCACTGCCGGTTACTGCTATGTGTACACGGATAGTTATGGTAAACAACCCGCTCCGCTTCCGTTCAACGAACATCGTGGCTGGCAGCAGGTGTTGCTTACACACGCCATAGGCCGTGCACGTGTTCAGCACCGCTACCGGTTAGAAAACCGCTGGCTCGAGCGTTATAATTCAACGTCTCAGCGGAATGAAGTGGTATATGTAAATCGTTTCCGTTACCGCTTGCAGCTCACGTTACCCATAAATAAACCCGATATGGTGCCCGGTGCGTTTTTTGCAACGGTAAACGATGAGTTGTGGGTGAATTTCGGTAAACAGATTCGTTACAATGTATTCGATCAGAACCGGGCTTATGCAGGTTTCGGCTATCAGCTCAATCCATCATGCAATGTACAGCTGGGTTATCTCAACCAGTTAATTTTTAAAAGCGACGGTGTGAGGGTGGAAAATAATCACACCCTGCAAGTGGCATTTTTCTGTAATCTCGATTTCAGAAAGAAGGATGAAGCACAGCCTTGA
- the ftcD gene encoding glutamate formimidoyltransferase has product MKQLIECVPNFSEGRDLNIIKQITDCIEAVEGVKLLNVDPGKATNRTVVTFVGEPAAVTEAAFQAIRKAGELIDMSKHKGEHPRMGATDVCPLIPVSGISMEETARWAQTLGERVGNELGIPVYLYEAAQANKNRSNLSVIRAGEYEGFFKKIKLPEWKPDFGPGEFDARRGATVIGARDFLVAYNINLNTTSTRRANAIAFDVREAGRTQKDAKGNVVKDTDGNPIVIPGSLKSVKAIGWYIEEYGVAQISMNLTNISVTPVHIAFDEVCRRAEARGLRVTGSELVGLIPLQALLDAGRYFLRKQQRSTGVSEAELIKIAVKSLGLDELGPFKPEERIIEYLLRDAADSKLVSMRLDAFADETASESPAPGGGSISAYMGALGVALGTMVANLSSHKRGWDDRWEEFSNVAEKGQELQKELIKLVDEDTRAFNRIMDAFGLPKGTDEEKAARTAAIQAATLYATQVPLRVMEVAAAGFELVHHMAANGNPNSVSDAGVGALALRSAVMGAYLNVKINAAGLSDKTAAAELIARGKAIQDKALADEADVLAVVNEKIG; this is encoded by the coding sequence ATGAAACAGCTCATCGAATGTGTGCCCAATTTCAGCGAAGGCCGCGATCTGAATATCATCAAACAAATTACCGACTGTATTGAGGCCGTAGAAGGCGTTAAACTTCTCAATGTAGATCCGGGCAAAGCCACCAACCGCACGGTAGTAACGTTTGTGGGTGAACCGGCAGCCGTTACCGAGGCCGCATTTCAGGCCATACGCAAAGCGGGCGAACTGATTGACATGAGCAAACACAAAGGCGAACACCCGCGCATGGGTGCTACCGATGTATGTCCGCTGATTCCGGTTTCAGGTATTTCGATGGAAGAAACCGCACGCTGGGCACAAACGCTTGGCGAACGTGTGGGCAATGAACTCGGCATTCCGGTGTATCTCTACGAAGCTGCGCAGGCCAATAAAAACCGCAGTAATCTCTCGGTAATCCGTGCCGGCGAATACGAAGGCTTTTTCAAAAAGATAAAACTGCCCGAATGGAAACCCGATTTCGGTCCGGGAGAATTTGATGCCAGACGCGGCGCAACCGTAATCGGCGCGCGCGATTTTCTGGTGGCTTACAACATCAACCTCAATACTACTTCTACGCGCCGCGCCAATGCCATTGCGTTTGACGTGCGCGAGGCAGGACGTACGCAGAAAGACGCAAAAGGCAATGTGGTGAAAGATACCGATGGTAATCCGATAGTGATTCCCGGCTCACTGAAATCGGTAAAAGCTATTGGCTGGTATATTGAGGAATACGGCGTAGCGCAGATTTCGATGAACCTGACCAATATTTCGGTTACGCCGGTGCACATTGCATTTGACGAAGTATGCCGCCGTGCGGAGGCGCGCGGGCTGCGTGTAACGGGTTCAGAACTGGTGGGACTAATTCCGCTTCAGGCGCTGCTTGATGCGGGGCGTTATTTCCTGCGCAAGCAGCAACGTTCAACCGGTGTGTCGGAAGCGGAGCTGATAAAAATTGCGGTGAAATCGCTGGGGCTTGATGAGCTCGGGCCGTTTAAGCCGGAGGAGCGCATTATTGAATATTTGCTGCGCGATGCGGCCGACAGCAAATTAGTGAGCATGCGCCTCGATGCATTTGCCGATGAAACAGCCAGTGAAAGTCCTGCGCCGGGCGGTGGTTCCATTTCGGCCTACATGGGCGCGCTGGGCGTGGCACTGGGCACAATGGTGGCCAACCTCTCGTCGCACAAACGCGGCTGGGACGACCGCTGGGAAGAGTTTTCCAATGTGGCTGAGAAAGGACAGGAGCTGCAGAAGGAGCTTATTAAACTGGTAGATGAAGATACGCGCGCATTCAATCGGATTATGGATGCATTTGGTTTACCCAAAGGCACCGACGAGGAGAAAGCAGCGCGCACAGCCGCCATTCAGGCCGCCACACTGTATGCTACTCAGGTTCCGCTGCGTGTAATGGAGGTGGCGGCAGCCGGATTTGAACTGGTGCATCACATGGCTGCAAACGGCAACCCGAATTCGGTTTCCGATGCAGGCGTGGGCGCACTCGCCTTACGCTCGGCAGTGATGGGCGCTTACCTGAATGTGAAAATTAATGCCGCCGGACTCAGCGACAAAACAGCAGCCGCCGAACTCATTGCCCGCGGCAAAGCCATACAGGATAAAGCCCTTGCCGATGAAGCCGATGTGCTGGCCGTGGTGAATGAAAAAATCGGCTAA
- a CDS encoding formimidoylglutamase: MNHLNLLTAADIATRTRRRSGEVKLGERVQTFPPGMQPVAYLQNSNARFVLVGIPEDIGIRANYGRGGAWSAWEPALAALLNVQSTDLLTGAEMLVAGNVVVDDLMRQADQLDFSSNDGVSIARELTSQLDARVTEVIRTVVSAGKIPIVIGGGHNNAYGNIRGTVEALRAHQPAFQLSILNCDAHSDFRAPEGRHSGNGFRYAWQEGYLSRYSITGLHENYNAQAIRHEMHHYPQHFHYTLFENIFIRQKISFSEAVNQACTFTGKTYTGIEVDLDSVENMPSSARTPSGISANDARLFVYRCAKNTMPLYLHLAEAAPVLAHRKMDNKTGKLITYLITDFIKAVLHPSF, from the coding sequence ATGAACCACCTCAACCTCCTCACCGCCGCCGATATTGCCACGCGCACGCGCCGCCGCAGCGGTGAAGTAAAACTTGGCGAACGCGTGCAGACTTTCCCGCCCGGTATGCAGCCTGTGGCTTATCTGCAAAACAGCAATGCCCGCTTTGTGCTGGTGGGCATTCCTGAAGACATTGGCATACGCGCAAATTATGGCCGCGGCGGCGCGTGGAGTGCCTGGGAGCCTGCACTTGCTGCATTGCTCAACGTGCAAAGCACCGACTTGCTTACCGGCGCCGAAATGCTGGTAGCCGGTAATGTAGTGGTTGATGACCTGATGAGACAGGCCGATCAGCTTGACTTCAGCAGCAACGACGGAGTGAGCATTGCGCGTGAACTTACTTCGCAGCTTGATGCGCGTGTTACTGAAGTGATACGCACCGTTGTTTCGGCCGGCAAAATTCCCATTGTAATTGGCGGCGGCCACAACAATGCCTATGGCAATATACGCGGCACGGTGGAAGCCTTGCGTGCGCATCAGCCGGCATTCCAGCTGAGCATACTTAACTGCGATGCGCACAGCGATTTTCGCGCACCTGAAGGACGGCACAGCGGCAACGGCTTCCGCTATGCGTGGCAGGAAGGCTATCTGAGCCGGTACAGCATTACCGGCCTGCACGAAAACTACAACGCACAGGCCATACGGCATGAAATGCATCATTACCCGCAGCATTTCCACTACACACTTTTCGAGAATATCTTTATTCGCCAGAAAATAAGTTTTTCCGAAGCCGTAAATCAGGCCTGCACATTTACCGGAAAAACATACACCGGCATTGAAGTGGATTTAGACAGTGTGGAAAACATGCCCAGCAGTGCACGTACCCCGAGCGGTATCAGCGCAAACGACGCACGTTTGTTTGTGTACCGCTGTGCAAAAAACACCATGCCGCTTTACCTTCATCTGGCCGAAGCTGCTCCGGTGCTGGCACATCGTAAAATGGACAATAAAACCGGTAAGCTGATTACTTATTTAATTACCGATTTTATCAAGGCTGTGCTTCATCCTTCTTTCTGA
- a CDS encoding GLPGLI family protein: MKILPLFMLAGSALCAQITEGTISYTRTVKVKFQAPPQFQPPGGGGEHVITQKLELLFSGKQTLLRNVQESTNTNDSGEDGLVVHVIGASDNTEVFTDYEKRKKSSLRELGKNVYIVNDTLTPESWTLSPETKTILGYTCRKATTQHVRWTKQMQFINEEMKLDSVLDTIPIVAWYAEGFALSAGPEASGELKGMILEYDVDNGRIHTVATGFSKTVKTKEIKTPKGKQVTAAEFKLLEVDFRRKMMQNRDIMMPPPRN; the protein is encoded by the coding sequence ATGAAAATCCTGCCCCTGTTTATGCTCGCAGGAAGTGCGTTGTGTGCACAAATTACCGAAGGAACCATTTCATATACCCGTACGGTAAAGGTAAAATTTCAGGCTCCGCCGCAATTCCAGCCTCCCGGCGGCGGCGGCGAACATGTAATTACCCAAAAACTCGAACTGCTCTTTTCGGGCAAACAAACACTGCTGCGCAACGTACAGGAAAGTACCAACACCAACGACAGCGGTGAAGATGGTTTGGTGGTTCATGTAATTGGCGCTTCCGACAATACTGAAGTATTTACAGATTACGAAAAACGTAAAAAAAGCAGCCTGCGCGAACTGGGAAAAAATGTATATATCGTGAATGATACACTCACGCCCGAAAGCTGGACACTAAGCCCCGAAACCAAAACCATTCTCGGTTATACCTGCCGCAAAGCTACCACACAACACGTGCGCTGGACAAAACAAATGCAGTTCATTAATGAAGAGATGAAACTTGATTCGGTGCTTGACACAATTCCCATTGTAGCGTGGTACGCCGAAGGATTTGCCCTGAGCGCCGGCCCTGAAGCTTCCGGCGAACTAAAAGGAATGATTCTGGAATATGATGTGGACAACGGACGCATACATACGGTGGCTACCGGATTTTCAAAAACAGTAAAAACAAAAGAAATAAAAACACCGAAAGGCAAACAGGTTACTGCCGCCGAATTCAAACTGCTGGAAGTCGATTTCCGCCGCAAAATGATGCAAAACCGCGATATCATGATGCCGCCTCCCCGAAATTAA